In Dasypus novemcinctus isolate mDasNov1 chromosome 10, mDasNov1.1.hap2, whole genome shotgun sequence, one DNA window encodes the following:
- the LOC101411959 gene encoding olfactory receptor 5B2-like, translating into MENSTEVTHFILLGLTNAPELRVPLFAVFTLIYLISVLGNLGMIVLILFDSRFHTPMYFFLSNLSVVDFGYSSSVTPMVMAGLLIGDKVISYNACAAQMFFFAVFATVENFLLASMAYDRYAAVCKPLHYTTTMTTNVSACLAIGCYICGFLNASIQTGGTFRLSFCRSNVIHHFFCNIPAVMVLSCSDRHVSEPVLVFVVSFNIFFALIVILISYIFIFITILKMHSAEGYHKALSTCASHLTAVSIFYGTVIFMYLQPSSSHSMDTDKMASVFYAVITPMLNPLVYSLRNKEVKSAFKKVAEKTKLSLEFKF; encoded by the coding sequence ATGGAGAACAGCACAGAAGTGACTCACTTCATCCTGCTGGGACTAACTAATGCCCCAGAACTGCGGGTCCCTCTGTTTGCAGTGTTCACCCTCATTTACCTCATCAGTGTTTTGGGGAATCTAGGAATGATTGTATTGATTCTCTTTGACTCTCGATTCCACactcccatgtactttttcctcagtAACCTCTCTGTGGTGGACTTTGGTTACTCTTCATCTGTTACTCCGATGGTCATGGCTGGGCTCCTCATAGGAGACAAGGTCATATCCTACAATGCCTGTGCTGCTCAGATGTTCTTTTTTGCAGTCTTTGCCACTGTGGAAAATTTCCTCTTGGCctcaatggcctatgaccgctacgcAGCAGTGTGTAAACCCCTACATTATACCACCACCATGACAACAAATGTGTCTGCATGTCTGGCCATAGGCTGCTATATCTGTGGTTTCCTGAATGCCTCCATCCAAACAGGGGGCACATTCCGCCTCTCTTTCTGTAGATCCAATGTGATCCATCACTTTTTCTGTAATATTCCTGCAGTCATGGTTCTCTCCTGCTCTGATAGGCATGTTAGTGAGCCGGTTCTTGTTTTTGTGGTGAGCTTCAACATCTTTTTTGCTCTTATAGTTATATTGATTTCctacattttcatatttatcaCCATCCTGAAGATGCACTCAGCTGAAGGATACCACAAGGCTTTATCCACTTGTGCTTCCCACCTCACTGCAGTCTCCATCTTCTATGGGACAGTCATCTTCATGTACCTCCAGCCCAGCTCCAGTCATTCCATGGACACAGACAAAATGGCATCCGTATTCTATGCTGTCATCACCCCCATGCTGAACCCTCTGGTCTACAGCCTGAGGAATAAGGAGGTCAAGAGTGCATTCAAGAAGGTTGCTGAGAAGACAAAACTGTCTCtagaatttaaattttaa
- the LOC101411511 gene encoding olfactory receptor 5B3-like produces the protein MENSTEVTHFILLGLTNDPELQVPLFVMFTLIYLISVFGNLGMVVLILVDSQLHTPMYFFLSNLSLVDFGYSSAVTPKVISGFLIGDKVISYKACATQMFFFVAFATVESYLLASMAYDRYAAVCKPLHYTTTMTTSVCVQLTMGSYVCGFLNASIHTGDTFQLSYYRSNVIHHFFCDILAVMVLSCSDRHVSELVLVFVVSFNIFFALIVILISYIFIFITILKMHSAEGYHKALSTCASHLTAVAIFYGTVIFMYLQPSSSHSMDTDKMASIFYAVIIPMLNPLVYSLRNKEVKSAFKKVIEKARLSLGLML, from the coding sequence ATGGAGAACAGCACAGAAGTGACTCACTTCATCCTGCTGGGACTAACCAATGACCCAGAACTGCAGGTCCCTCTGTTTGTAATGTTCACCCTCATTTACCTCATCAGTGTATTTGGGAATCTAGGGATGGTTGTATTGATTCTTGTTGACTCTCAGCTCCACactcccatgtactttttcctcagtAACCTCTCTCTGGTGGACTTCGGTTACTCCTCAGCTGTCACTCCGAAGGTCATATCTGGGTTCCTCATAGGAGATAAGGTCATCTCCTACAAGGCATGTGCCACTCAGATGTTCTTTTTTGTAGCATTTGCCACCGTGGAAAGTTACCTCTTAGCCTCAATGGCCTATGATCGCTATGCAGCAGTGTGTAAACCCCTACATTACACTACCACCATGACGACAAGTGTTTGTGTACAATTGACCATGGGTTCCTATGTCTGTGGTTTCCTGAATGCTTCCATCCACACTGGGGACACATTCCAACTCTCCTACTATAGATCCAATGTGATTCACCACTTCTTCTGTGATATTCTGGCAGTCATGGTTCTGTCTTGCTCTGATAGACATGTTAGTGAGCTGGTTCTTGTTTTTGTGGTGAGCTTCAACATCTTTTTTGCTCTTATAGTTATATTGATTTCctacattttcatatttatcaCCATCCTGAAGATGCACTCAGCTGAAGGATACCACAAGGCTTTATCCACTTGTGCTTCCCACCTCACTGCAGTCGCCATCTTCTATGGGACAGTCATCTTCATGTACCTCCAGCCCAGCTCCAGTCATTCCATGGACACAGACAAAATGGCATCCATATTCTATGCTGTCATCATCCCCATGCTAAACCCTCTGGTCTACAGCCTGAGGAACAAGGAAGTCAAGAGTGCATTCAAGAAGGTTATTGAGAAGGCAAGACTGTCTCTAGGCTTAATGCTTTAA